The Archangium lipolyticum genome contains a region encoding:
- a CDS encoding alpha/beta hydrolase — MRLPDWRAATPTGPHTPTIDELDFRSLYQKTKYVVETADGWSLVITRYRPVKQPFAQPLFGEPLLLVNGFSQNRHAWTSGQFVKNLLFFGVDIHILELRGHGKSSIEFQKERCARFRRPLPPDLDYGWDIDSYFLYDLPAAVSGVKRITRRERIFYCGHSMGGMLGYGYAGIHDDFEGLITIGAPADLGRGIMLLRMLALWTPAMGSAIDLAIAGLNLEEKVGHTGRILLAKGASVLNEGLARWLEPKEGPRQRQFHYIPVDDWLKFAEKQLARAEDHPLFNRLATRINRLSNPARVSAQDVRWLLREGGEREPRKVVEQFARWIRRGEMVCYRTGFDFKRGFSKIHIPMAIIFGDMDPLASVESTRSVYHSAQSEYLLWRPVKGNSHIELTMGHDIRQICYDIKNLIEYARTHRNRTPALPRLR, encoded by the coding sequence ATGCGTTTGCCGGACTGGAGAGCGGCGACCCCGACGGGGCCCCATACACCGACGATCGATGAGCTCGACTTCCGCTCGCTCTACCAGAAGACGAAGTACGTGGTGGAGACGGCCGATGGCTGGTCGCTGGTCATCACGCGCTACCGGCCGGTGAAGCAGCCCTTCGCGCAGCCCCTGTTCGGCGAGCCCCTGCTGCTGGTGAATGGCTTCTCCCAGAACCGGCATGCCTGGACCAGCGGCCAGTTCGTCAAGAACCTGCTCTTCTTCGGGGTGGACATCCACATCCTGGAGCTGCGCGGACACGGCAAGAGCTCCATCGAGTTCCAGAAGGAGCGCTGCGCGCGCTTCCGCCGGCCCCTGCCGCCGGACCTGGACTACGGCTGGGACATCGACAGCTACTTCCTCTACGACCTGCCGGCCGCGGTGTCGGGGGTGAAGCGCATCACCCGGCGCGAGCGGATCTTCTACTGTGGCCACTCCATGGGCGGGATGCTCGGCTACGGCTACGCCGGCATCCACGATGACTTCGAGGGCCTCATCACCATCGGCGCTCCGGCGGACCTGGGCCGGGGCATCATGCTGCTGCGGATGCTGGCGCTGTGGACTCCGGCGATGGGATCGGCCATCGACCTGGCGATCGCGGGCCTCAACCTGGAGGAGAAGGTGGGGCACACGGGGCGGATCCTGCTCGCCAAGGGCGCCTCCGTCCTCAACGAGGGATTGGCCCGGTGGCTGGAGCCCAAGGAGGGGCCTCGGCAACGCCAGTTCCACTACATCCCGGTGGATGACTGGCTGAAGTTCGCCGAGAAGCAGCTCGCCCGTGCCGAGGACCATCCGCTCTTCAACCGGCTCGCCACCCGCATCAACCGGCTGAGCAACCCCGCGCGTGTCAGCGCCCAGGACGTGCGCTGGCTGCTGCGCGAGGGTGGGGAGCGCGAGCCGCGCAAGGTGGTGGAGCAGTTCGCCAGGTGGATCCGCCGCGGGGAGATGGTCTGCTACCGCACCGGGTTCGACTTCAAGCGGGGCTTCTCGAAGATCCACATCCCCATGGCCATCATCTTCGGTGACATGGATCCGCTGGCGTCCGTGGAGTCCACCCGGAGCGTGTACCACTCGGCCCAGAGCGAGTACCTGTTGTGGCGGCCGGTGAAGGGCAACAGCCACATCGAGCTGACGATGGGGCACGACATCCGGCAGATC